One Falco peregrinus isolate bFalPer1 chromosome 10, bFalPer1.pri, whole genome shotgun sequence genomic window, CTGTTTTTTGTAAGCATCTTCATCCTCCTCCATCAGGTAACGCATATAATCTGCGACATTTTGGCCCATGATATGCTTGCGGTGAACCTCTGCATTGAATTCTTTGCTTTCCGAGTCATAACCAGGGAAGCGTTTGGTACTGTGAAACAGAAGTTACAGACAAATTGCCAAACGCTCTAATTCAGAGGCTAGGTTCCATACAGAAATGAGTGATGTAACAGATTCTCCTACAGGTAACTGCGGGATAGGTTCtcttattaaaaattaagagataaagaaaattaagaaatagaaattttaGATTCATCTCGGCTGCCATCAGTCCCGTCTTGAAACAGTGCAGTACATCATACACACACCATGGACCAACTACAGAGTGTTCAGTCATTGGGAGTATCATCATGTAGCAGCCAAGTCAGGAAACTGGACAATTTGTCAAGAATTAATACACAACATGGCAGAGGGTAGGAAAATACACAACAGAGAtcaagattttttccccccaccgCTGCTAGTGGAAAGAAGCAGTCAACTAATATCAGTGTTAAATAACACTGCCAAAGATCTTGATTCAGACATTCACAGCCTGTGACAGGAACTGTCAAAACTTGCATGCGGAAATTATAAGTGCAGGTGAACTGCTCAGACCTACTATTGTACTGACAACAGTAGCTAATGTCAGTGGGTTTGTAGCTGATATGTACAGTTCTTCACAGTGAAATTAATACATACACAATATTAGCTAAAGGCTTGAAACAGAATACCAAAGGATATTTACTTAAATGTACTCTATCACTCAACGATTTTAACTAAAAGCAACAAGATGGTTCTTTAGTTTCTGAAAGTTTAACAGCTTTGATAGTTGCAAGATTCCCACAGCACTATCAGAACTGCATTTGCAGACTGAAAACAACCAACGAACCAACCATAAACATTCCACCCCAGAACCTAGGCTATATGATCTTTATCAGGTcgtaacaaaattatttcaacgTAAAGTGACAGCCTAAGTTGACTGTCACATACAGAAGCACCTCAGTTATTTCTGAAGGAATTCTTCCAAACATCCAAACAGACTAGATTACCTGTGAGGGATGGACAAACCACCATCCACTGCACCCTTCAGAGCACCGAAGACTTTGTTTCCAGTGGTAGTTCTGGCAAGACCTGCATCCAGGTAGCATGTGAAAGCACCAGGCTTTCCATCCACACTTTCCACATTGTATTCATCACCAGTCACTTCAACTTGGCCTTCATAGATTTTATCAAGGCCAAATTTATTCAGAagctgtggggaaggaaaaagaaacaccaaCCACTTCTGAACTCTTTCCATTTACTGACAAAATGAAGAATCACCACCTTAAGACACAGATCTGCAGTAGAATCTTCATGCTTTTAACAAATTTGTTTACAAAAATTAGGCACCCCATACTAATAACAAAGCTTTTAACAACCACCACTGTAAGCATGCCTGTTAAGTTTCAACCTTTTGTTCCAACAGGTACACCAGTGAACTTCAGACTTACTCATGTGCTCATATGGAAACGGATGGATGCTGTTTACATGTTTTCAAACTCTTAAAGGtacatttcttacatttttatccTGACTCCCTCCCTCCATCAAACTTAAGTACTGAGACTTAGAAGTGGGCTGCTGGAGTTGAAAACTGTGCTGTCATACTTCTCTCTTGTGATCTGACAGTCACAAATCTATACAGTAAAGAGCAAAAGTCATTATTTAGAGAAGCCCACAGCTTCAGGTATCTATACCAACACACCACCTACGAAAGTGAGCTTTCCCCTCTGTAAAAAAACCTGAGCAGTGACTTCCAGACAATGTGACAGATACTCACCCTGCGTGCCAATAGCAGACCTGTACAGTATGCTGCTGCATAATTGGTCAGGCCAACCTTCACACCGTATTTTGGCAGCTCGTGGGCATAAGCAGCACAGACAATCATGTCGCCTTCGATTCTAGCATAGgcaatctgaaaacaaaacaactgttAGTGTTCTCACAATAATTCTGAGTTCAACTTACTGTTTCTTAGACATCTACTTAAGCTGACAGAAATACTGTATAGAAAGGTCCAAACTGCCAACATTTGCTTGCAGGTTCAAGGggttgcatttttcttttaaaggcatATGTAAAGAATTCAAATCTGTATTAGGCCAGAGAAAGCTATGTCAACAACTTTTATTTACCTCTCCACATACATCAAGAGGCCAGAAAACTGCCTACAAATGCAACCTTTCAAAGAATCATTAAGGGTACGGATGGATTCTGTCCCACATCGTGCATCTTGGTGTCATATCacacacttcagaaaaatgcaaaaagcatcTGATACAGAGTTTGTGATTACATTGTTACTAACCTTATGGAACGATTTTATTACTGGGTCTGAGATTTTCATCATCTCAGGGGTCTCCTGTGAGACAGCAGTATTATCAGGTATATTTCTACTGTTCCTTTCAGATACAGAACCTTCTCCTTTTGACTCTCACACCTCCTTTCTACATCCAAAAGTTGTCCCCTTTTTGCAGGATTCCTACATACTGGAAAGGCACTATCAGTCAGATGTAAGCACCTGCCACCACTGATTATCATTTTGaatttcaaagataaaataatcttGTCAAAGTCTGAACTGACTGTAAAAACAGCACTCTCTACTCTTCTCAGCAGTTTCTTCTATGAAGAAACGACAAACTTTTCTAGCAGCTTCTTTTCTGAGCTTAACAAGATGTATTCATGATAGAACAAACATGTCAAAGttttaacttcaaaattaatcaaaacattctgaaaaagaaacaagtgaaCCACAGTGAGGAACTGCTTATGATGCAACACACAACTGCATACTTAACAAGCATGAAAAAATGCCTACTATTCCTATTTATCAGTCTCCTTTCATCTCACAGGAAAGCCAAAAGGCCTAGCTGCTTCACACGATCCACATAATATCATAGAAAAAACAACTCTCAAACAGAGAAGACACCTTTAGATTCAGTGCAACAGTCAATGCAGGTTGACAGGTCACAAAGTCAAGTCTGTTGTCTTCAGTCAAGCTAGAAGTCTCtcttttcaaagcactttaaaTACAGCagggggataaaaaaaaaaaaatcttctctttCCCCATAATCTTCTACTTAGCATCATTAAAACAGTACCATCTTATATTACAGATAACGTTGGTGAAAAATGTTGACAGtagtaaaacattttgtatCACGAATACAGTCTATTGCTGATTGTGTCAACATGCAAGATTATTCCACAATATAAAAACTGCTCAGATCAAGCCTAAAACACatcagccgccgccgccccccccccccccccccccctttctgtTTATTCCACTCTGGGAAGGCTGGCAAGCAAGTAGCAAGCACCATAGACTTTACCTGGCAAATGATATCTCTGTTGGTAACACGCACAATCATCCTATATTTAGGGGTATTGTACTTGTTTTTATCTTGAATTACCAAACGCTTCCGGGCATAGTAATCagtttttccctctgaaaaacAACAGTTAATAGTGTGGAAAATGTGTGAGAAAAGAGCAGGATGATCCATCAATGGCATTTCATCTTATGTTACAGGGGATTTAACAATACCTCTCCTTCTCCTGAATTTCACTTGGTATCTCTTGAAGTACGCCTTATTCTTGACAACTTTCACAAACCCCTTGAACAAGAAATATAACTAGGCGTTATTCACATATAACCATGTAAACGAGGGCCATTCTAACTAAATAGGCTACAAATAAAACCGCGGTGAAGCCAGCAATAAGATACCAGGTTTGCTTATACGTCTGGATAAAAAAGCATCAGGAAGATGCAATGGAAAAAGACCCCACCACTTAACACCCCGGggaccctgccctgcccacggGCACAGGCTAAGGAGACAGCCCGCGGCTGTGCGCGTTAGGGGGGCGGCTGCCCGCACGGGGGCTGCGGTACCGCGGCacccccgccgcctcccgggcGctcccgccgccagccccggcccggccacCGGACCCGCCGACCCGCCGCGGCACAGCGGCCCCGGCACCTGCCGCCGCGCAACCccgcggcgggagggcgggcggcCCGCCGGGCACCCGCACCGACCACCCGCCGGGCCAGGCGCCGGCCGCCGCGGCACGGGAGGCCCTGtcacccccggccccgccgcccgggcccTGGGCTGCGGTgcggcgccgggccgggccccgcggcaCAGGCTGGGCGCCCACGGCAGCCATTGCCACGCCGGAGCCGCCGCAGCCGGCCCCGGGCCCCCGAGCCAATCGGGCTCCATCCGGGCGAgcggggccccgcggcgggcgcaGGGCGGCGGGCAGAGCCCCCCCCGCCGCACGGGTGCCGGTACTGACCATCGTGCCAGGTACTGTCCGGTCTAGGCCTAGGCCGGGGCCCGCTCCGCACAACGACTGCGCTCCGCAGCAGGGGGGAAAAGGCCGCGCCCGCTGCGCAGCCGCAGCTCCTAGCCTGGCCGGCGAGGCGGGGCGCCGCCGGCCGGCCTGTCCCCGGAGCCCGCCGTGCTGCCCCCTGCTGGCCCGGGGGAGCGCTTGCAGTGCGGCTGCCGGCCCGGCTCCCGCCCCGGGGCCGGTGGCCGCAGAGGGACGGGTTCCCCCCCGCCTGCCCGCGGGGAACCGGGCAGAAGCGCCGCTCCAGCGAGAAAACAGCGTGGCTGTCGTCTAATGGCTGCGCGGAAAGTGTCAGGGCTCCCAGGGCTTCCTTGGCTAGCAGTCGTTAGCGAGGGATGTGTCACAGCCAAGGGATTCTTGCCCCAGAGAAACCAACAGCTTCCATCTTACACATCGCCCATTGTGGAAATAGTACGGGATTTGgattcccttctttttccagggaaaaatTCTCACGGTTGATCAAACAGTAAATGATCAAAACATTAAACCAAC contains:
- the RPL5 gene encoding 60S ribosomal protein L5, translated to MGFVKVVKNKAYFKRYQVKFRRRREGKTDYYARKRLVIQDKNKYNTPKYRMIVRVTNRDIICQIAYARIEGDMIVCAAYAHELPKYGVKVGLTNYAAAYCTGLLLARRLLNKFGLDKIYEGQVEVTGDEYNVESVDGKPGAFTCYLDAGLARTTTGNKVFGALKGAVDGGLSIPHSTKRFPGYDSESKEFNAEVHRKHIMGQNVADYMRYLMEEDEDAYKKQFSQYIKNNVTPDGMEEMYKKAHAAIRDNPVHEKKPKREVKKKRWNCPKMSLAQKKDRVAQKKASFLRAQERAADS